Proteins encoded together in one Cicer arietinum cultivar CDC Frontier isolate Library 1 chromosome 4, Cicar.CDCFrontier_v2.0, whole genome shotgun sequence window:
- the LOC140920020 gene encoding uncharacterized protein, translating into MPILEIFVVTSTAITFCVEFAYLHSERADNFTWVLQMLKEHITSGEVEVIVTDRDVALLNAVEYVFPKVVNLLCLFHVCQNVKAKCKMTVFPKKKQVQIMEAWEALVYSYDETQYYMNLVNFEGICSSSSIFNDNVHDKWLIPHKERFVEAWTNRVIHFGNTTTQRVQSAHWSLKRILQDNIGDICSVWETINSMIVLQHSKIIASFEKTIIQKVHRHSNRLYANLRGVVSKNVIDHIVAEFDRVKYVGIDKSECRCTVRRTHGLPCVCEIARYSMISRSIMLDVIHIWCTKLTFHDDGSSKPSKLSMKHEIKVIVKNFDELDVPGKIALKGKLREIVHPSTTLMCPLVDKVKTKGAPNKVWKPRSSVKKLTPRPSVNKVQQPRVRIFKDWLSVEIQKFIDNIINVGEDGNCAYRAVAALLGMSENFWAFIHEECVVELQEFISHYEIIYDGKIFVQQLIHNVYVEQVATLDNWIIGCDCNFGYTM; encoded by the coding sequence ATGCCAATActtgaaatttttgttgttaCATCTACTGCAATTacattttgtgtggaatttgcgTATTTACACTCTGAGCGTGCTGATAATTTTACATGGGTACTACAAATGTTGAAAGAACATATTACAAGTGGTGAAGTTGAAGTAATTGTTACTGATCGAGATGTTGCTTTGTTGAACGcagttgaatatgtttttccAAAAGTAGTCAATTTATTATGTTTGTTTCATGTTTGTCAAAATGTCAAAGCGAAGTGCAAGATGACTGTTTTTCCAAAAAAGAAGCAGGTGCAAATAATGGAGGCATGGGAGGCTCTTGTTTACAGTTATGATGAGACTCAGTACTACATGAATTTGGTTAACTTTGAAGGAATTTGTAGCAGCTCTTCTATATTTAATGATAATGTACATGACAAGTGGTTAATTCCTcacaaggaaagatttgttgaggcGTGGACAAATAGAGTTATACATTTTGGGAACACTACAACACAAAGGGTTCAGTCGGCGCACTGGAGTTTGAAACGAATATTACAAGATAACATTGGTGATATATGCAGTGTTTGGGAAACCATCAATAGCATGATTGTATTACAACATAGTAAGATAATAGCATCATTTGAAAAGACCATAATTCAAAAGGTCCATCGACATAGTAATAGATTATACGCTAATTTGCGTGGTGTTGTGTCCAAAAATGTAATAGATCACATTGTGGCAGAGTTTGATCGCGTGAAGTATGTAGGTATAGATAAGTCTGAATGTCGTTGCACAGTTAGGAGAACACATGGTCTACCGTGTGTATGTGAAATAGCCAGGTATAGTATGATCTCCCGTTCCATTATGTTAGACGTTATTCATATTTGGTGCACAAAATTAACTTTTCATGATGATGGATCGAGTAAACCTTCAAAATTATCTATGAAACATGAAATAAAAGTGATAGTGAAAAACTTTGATGAACTTGATGTACCTGGAAAAATTGCACTTAAAGGTAAATTACGCGAGATTGTGCATCCATCGACTACGTTGATGTGTCCACTTGTTGACAAAGTTAAAACAAAGGGTGCACCTAATAAAGTATGGAAACCTCGATCATCAGTCAAAAAGCTCACACCTCGACCATCAGTCAACAAGGTTCAGCAACCGAGAGTTCGTATCTTCAAGGATTGGTTGTCGGttgaaattcaaaaattcatagATAACATTATTAACGTGGGTGAGGATGGTAATTGTGCATATCGTGCAGTTGCAGCTTTACTTGGAATGAGTGAGAACTTTTGGGCATTCATTCATGAAGAGTGTGTGGTAGAGCTTCAAGAATTCATATCTCATTACGAGATAATATATGATGGAAAAATTTTTGTTCAACAACTTATACACAATGTGTATGTTGAACAAGTTGCAACTTTGGATAATTGGATAATTGGATGTGATTGCAACTTCGGATACACAATGTGA